Proteins encoded by one window of Lacerta agilis isolate rLacAgi1 chromosome 11, rLacAgi1.pri, whole genome shotgun sequence:
- the HTR1A gene encoding 5-hydroxytryptamine receptor 1A, with amino-acid sequence MEMPNSTTAANGSQPTSLAPAATLGYQLGTSVVLGALILFAVAGNACVIAAIALERTLQTVANYLIGSLAVTDLMVSVLVLPMAALYQVLGKWTLGQVTCDIFNSLDVLCCTSSILHLCAIALDRYWAITDPIDYVNKRTPRRAAVLISLTWLIGFLISIPPMLGWRTPEDRADPNACTISKDPGYTIYSTFGAFYIPLLLMLVLYGRIFKAARFRIRKTVKKADKKQQQHEDSEKVADTCLSASQSSGEPKRSNGGPQQQAKSWKSAVEPKGPEGPCINGALRLGEDGPVAALEILEVNPSNSTKSHLPLPNHHHHHHHHHQGGSGAATPSTERKNEPKNAEAKRKMALARERKTVKTLGIIMGTFILCWLPFFIVALVLPLCGSGCYMPDWLGAVINWLGYSNSLLNPVIYAYFNKDFQSAFKKIIKCKFCTQ; translated from the coding sequence ATGGAGATGCCCAACAGCACGACGGCGGCCAACGGCAGCCAGCCTACTAGCCTGGCGCCCGCGGCCACCCTGGGTTACCAGCTGGGTACGTCGGTGGTGCTGGGCGCGCTGATCCTGTTCGCCGTGGCGGGCAACGCATGCGTCATCGCCGCCATCGCCCTGGAGCGCACCTTGCAGACTGTGGCGAACTACCTGATCGGCTCTCTGGCCGTCACGGACCTGATGGTGTCGGTGCTCGTGCTGCCCATGGCCGCCCTGTACCAGGTGCTGGGCAAGTGGACGCTGGGCCAGGTGACGTGCGACATCTTCAACTCCCTCGACGTGCTGTGCTGCACCTCGTCCATCCTGCACCTGTGCGCCATCGCCCTGGACCGCTACTGGGCCATCACGGACCCCATCGACTACGTCAACAAGCGGACGCCCCGTCGGGCCGCCGTGCTCATCAGCCTGACGTGGCTGATCGGCTTCCTCATCTCCATCCCGCCCATGCTGGGCTGGCGGACCCCAGAGGACAGGGCCGACCCCAACGCGTGCACCATTAGCAAGGACCCCGGCTACACCATCTACTCCACCTTCGGCGCCTTCTACATCCCGCTGCTGCTCATGCTGGTCCTCTACGGGCGCATCTTCAAGGCGGCGCGCTTCAGGATCCGCAAGACCGTCAAGAAAGCagacaagaagcagcagcagcacgagGATTCGGAGAAGGTAGCCGATACCTGCCTGTCGGCCTCGCAGTCCAGCGGGGAACCCAAGCGGAGTAACGGGGGTCCCCAGCAGCAGGCCAAAAGCTGGAAAAGCGCCGTCGAGCCCAAAGGGCCCGAGGGCCCCTGTATCAATGGGGCCCTCCGGCTGGGCGAGGACGGCCCGGTGGCTGCCTTGGAAATCCTCGAGGTCAACCCGTCCAACTCCACCAAGAGCCACCTGCCCctgcccaaccaccaccaccaccatcaccaccaccatcaaggGGGCTCGGGGGCGGCCACGCCGTCGACGGAGCGCAAGAACGAGCCCAAGAACGCCGAGGCCAAGCGCAAGATGGCCCTTGCCCGGGAGAGGAAGACGGTCAAGACTCTGGGCATCATCATGGGCACCTTCATCCTGTGCTGGCTGCCCTTCTTCATCGTGGCGCTGGTCTTGCCGTTGTGCGGCTCGGGCTGCTACATGCCGGACTGGCTGGGCGCCGTCATCAACTGGCTAGGCTACTCCAACTCGCTCCTCAACCCGGTCATCTATGCCTACTTCAACAAAGATTTCCAAAGTGCTTTTAAGAAGATCATCAAGTGCAAGTTTTGCACGCAGTGA